A stretch of the Fusarium musae strain F31 chromosome 2, whole genome shotgun sequence genome encodes the following:
- a CDS encoding hypothetical protein (EggNog:ENOG41), which translates to MPHKHKRKRGDDEADFNLPPTQRARPLQVGKKKATTGKGKKDAEDTKDIAPKTKKGKKARKDNDAPRAFRRLMSVAQGKKVRSGLDDGEDTKTAKQKAEELKIRPGEDLRAFAQRVDASLPVAGLTKKTAIKDGKDEQGFKVYRTRKERNMHKLYAQWREEERKIQEQKEEEADEEIGRELDEDPTGVAAIARATLNEATGKRARRKGGKVDDPWEELKKKRAEAKIAVHDQAQAPPELNKNLTKQIRIKDATADVGNIPKAAGSLKRREELQEARADVLEAYRKIREHEQAKLLRAGL; encoded by the exons ATGCCTCACAAGCACAAAAGAAAGAGGGGAGATGACGAAGCAGA CTTCAACCTCCCTCCGACTCAAAGAGCACGACCTTTACAAgtaggaaagaagaaggcgacaACGGGAAAGGGGAAAAAGGATGCAGAAGACACAAAAGATATCGCAccaaagacgaagaagggcaagaaggctCGCAAGGACAACGATGCACCTCGGGCTTTCAGACGACTCATGTCTGTCGCACAGGGCAAGAAAGTGAGATCCGGACTcgatgatggtgaagatACAAAGACCGCAAAACAAAAGGCAGAGGAGCTCAAGATCCGCCCAGGCGAAGATCTAAGGGCGTTTGCTCAACGAGTCGATGCCTCGCTACCAGTCGCAGGCCTTACCAAGAAGACGGCcatcaaggatggcaaggatGAGCAGGGATTCAAGGTCTACCGCACTCGAAAGGAGAGAAACATGCACAAACTTTACGCCCAatggagagaagaggagcgaAAGATCCAGGAgcaaaaagaggaagaagcagacgAAGAAATCGGCCGAGAACTCGACGAAGATCCTACTGGTGTTGCAGCAATTGCACGGGCAACGCTTAATGAAGCAACAGGCAAGCGGGCACGACGGAAGGGTGGAAAGGTCGATGACCCCTGGgaggagctgaagaagaagagggcggAAGCCAAGATTGCTGTGCACGACCAGGCGCAAGCCCCACCTGAGCTGAACAAGAATCTGACAAAACAGATCAGGATTAAAGATGCTACTGCGGATGTTGGAAACATTCCCAAGGCTGCGGGCAGtctgaagagaagagaggagtTGCAGGAGGCTAGGGCGGATGTTTTGGAGGCGTATAGAAAGATTCGGGAACATGAACAGGCCAAGTTGCTAAGGGCAGGCCTCTAA
- the CYN1_1 gene encoding Cyanate hydratase (EggNog:ENOG41): MANEGRIATLDSTIADRLPAFSKTLFDGKAAKDLSFEAIAKHLGRSEVAVAALFYGQATASPEDVEKLSEILDLPKETLAAQLTGFPNRGQAGPMPPTEPVIYRLYEIVQNYGYAYKAILNEKFGDGIMSAICFSTTVDKEVDEAGSPWVVITLKGKW; the protein is encoded by the exons ATGGCCAACGAAGGACGCATCGCCACTCTCGAT TCAACCATAGCCGATAGGCTTCCGGCCTTCTCCAAGACCCTCTTTGACGGAAAGGCCGCCAAGGACCTGAGCTTTGAGGCAATTGCAAAGCACCTAGGCCGTAGCGAAGTTGCAGTGGCAGCATTGTTCTACGGACAGGCCACCGCATCacctgaggatgttgagaagctgtcAGAGATCCTTGACCTTCCAAAGGAGACGTTGGCTGCTCAACTAACGGGCTTCCCCAACCGTGGCCAGGCTGGTCCCATGCCTCCCACTGAGCCTGTCATCTACCGACTGTATGAGATTGTCCAGAACTATGGATATGCTTATAAGGCTATCCTAAATGAGAAGTTTGGAGATGGAATTATGAGTGCTATTTGCTTCTCGACTACCGTGGATAAGGAGGTGGATGAGGCAGGCTCACCATGGGTTGTTATCACATTGAAGGGCAAATGGTAA
- a CDS encoding hypothetical protein (EggNog:ENOG41), producing the protein MVSENGVPRLRARRNPYILAFGMAVAAISSIALMSAAILATTPMIWPCTPEVQAGSLHIRRDSGPDDPIPIACHSHNDYWKPKPFTGAIAAGCIGIEVDVWEVRDDLMVGHAKGDLAAGKTLTSMYIQPLVNLLGVRNQDRDPGLQPRGVYNREPNQTVVLLVDLKSNPDKSWPLLLEKLEPLRQRGWLSHVSDGKFVSRPITVVATGKTKFRQVKEANPSHDVFFDAPLKSLTKGQYDKTNSYYASTSLKKSIGNIFKPGKLELIRDQISQAHSRGLLVRYWGMPMMSPIARRQVDKKLLDEGVDVINVDSLQEAKRTFTERRHSND; encoded by the exons ATGGTCTCTGAAAATGGTGTGCCTCGCCTGAGGGCCAGAAGAAACCCCTATATCCTTGCCTTTGGTATGGCAGTAGCCGCTATCAG TTCAATTGCCCTGATGTCCGCTGCTATCCTTGCCACCACACCCATGATCTGGCCTTGTACTCCTGAAGTCCAGGCAGGCAGTCTTCACATCAGACGTGACTCGGGGCCTGACGACCCAATTCCTATAGCATGCCACTCGCATAACGACTATTGGAAGCCTAAGCCTTTCACCGGTGCTATCGCGGCTGGTTGCATTGGCATCGAAGTAGATGTGTGGGAGGTCCGGGATGATCTCATGGTCGGCCATGCCAAAGGCGATCTAGCAGCCGGCAAAACTTTGACGTCCATGTACATTCAACCTCTAGTGAACTTACTCGGGGTTCGAAACCAAGACAGAGATCCAGGGCTTCAACCTCGAGGTGTATATAACCGCGAACCCAACCAGACTGTAGTGTTGCTGGTGGACTTGAAGTCGAATCCGGATAAATCATGGCCACTGTTACTGGAGAAGCTAGAGCCGCTTCGTCAAAGGGGGTGGTTGAGCCATGTCAGCGACGGAAAGTTTGTGTCTAGGCCCATCACAGTCGTGGCAACTGGTAAGACCAAGTTTCGCCAGGTGAAAGAAGCCAACCCTTCACACGACGTCTTCTTTGATGCACCACTCAAGAGTCTAACAAAAGGCCAATACGACAAGACCAACTCATACTATGCCAGCACCTCGTTAAAAAAGTCGATTGGCAATATTTTTAAGCCAGGGAAGCTAGAGTTGATACGCGATCAGATCTCTCAAGCCCATAGTCGAGGTCTCCTGGTTCGATATTGGGGCATGCCAATGATGTCGCCGATAGCCCGGAGACAAGTTGACAAGAAATTGCTTGACGAAGGCGTCGATGTCATCAATGTAGACAGTTTGCAGGAAGCAAAACGTACTTTTACTGAGAGGAGACACTCGAATGACTGA
- a CDS encoding hypothetical protein (EggNog:ENOG41~BUSCO:EOG09265GXF) produces the protein MVTKSKLKMALAAEKGTDFKKLKLLKKQKEAEKRNAAARGADKDDEKKKKTIEIEAEFEDDDDEEDEDEDEDEDEEEPQYDLNGINDSDDSDSSIELEEKIIRKPKRDTLKKSEIAKLAAEKKAAAQEDDDEEEEEDEEDIPMSDLEDLEDEDKEDIIPHQRLTINNTTALLAALNRISIPTDKSVPFATHQSIISTDLTSEAIPDVSDDLQRELAFYSQSLEAARSARKLLRKENVPFSRPKDYFAEMIKEDAHMEKVKAKLVEEASNKKAAQEARKLRDLKKFGKQVQVAKLQERQKAKRETLEKIKNLKRKRSETGGAGLDTKEADIFDVGVEKEMKGHNPRAGAGRGQVGAGANHKRAKKNEKYGFGGKKRHAKSGDAMSSGDLSGFDPKKMKAGSRVSKSRPGKARRKAMGSR, from the exons ATGGTCACAAAAAGTAAACTAAAGATGGCCCTTGCCGCCGAGAAGGGCACAgacttcaagaagctcaagctcctgaaaaagcagaaggaggctgagaagcgCAACGCTGCTGCTCGCGGGGCAGACAAggacgacgagaagaagaagaagaccattgagattgaggctgagtttgaagatgatgatgacgaagaggatgaggatgaggatgaggatgaggatgaggaagagcctCAG TACGATTTGAACGGCATCAACGACAGCGACGACTCAGATTCTTCAATCGAACTCGAGGAAAAGATTATTCGCAAGCCAAAGAGAGATACACTCAAGAAGAGCGAAATCGCAAAGCtagctgctgagaagaaggctgcggcccaagaggacgacgatgaggaggaagaggaagatgaagaggatattCCCATGTCTGATCTCGAAGAcctcgaagatgaggacaaggAAGACATCATTCCCCACCAGCgcctcaccatcaacaacacaacCGCTCTCCTCGCCGCGCTGAACCGCATCTCCATCCCTACAGACAAGTCCGTCCCATTCGCCACCCATCaatccatcatctcaacaGACTTGACCTCTGAGGCCATCCCCGACGTGTCAGACGATCTGCAGCGCGAGCTCGCCTTCTACAGCCAGAGTCTCGAGGCCGCTCGCTCTGCCCGCAAGCTTCTCCGAAAAGAAAACGTCCCCTTCTCTCGTCCCAAGGATTACTTTGCCGAGATGATCAAGGAGGATGCTCATATGGAGAAGGTTAAGGCTAAGCTTGTGGAGGAGGCGTCTAACAAGAAGGCTGCCCAGGAGGCTCGCAAGCTGCGCGATCTCAAGAAATTCGGAAAGCAGGTTCAGGttgccaagcttcaggaGCGACAAAAGGCCAAGCGTGAgactcttgagaagatcaagaacctcaagcgAA AGCGCTCAGAaactggtggtgctggtctCGACACCAAGGAAGCCGACATCTTCGACGTCGGTGTCGAGAAGGAAATGAAGGGCCACAACCCTCGCGCAGGCGCTGGTCGCGGGCAAGTCGGCGCCGGAGCCAACCACAAgcgagccaagaagaacgagaagTACGGTTTCGGAGGCAAGAAGCGCCATGCCAAGTCAGGCGATGCCATGAGCTCCGGCGATCTCAGCGGCTTCGaccccaagaagatgaaggccgGCAGCAGAGTTTCCAAGTCTCGGCCCGGCAAGGCGAGGCGGAAGGCCATGGGCTCTCGGtaa
- a CDS encoding hypothetical protein (EggNog:ENOG41~BUSCO:EOG09260H6E), with product MREVNFSIPNVNKASVGITTALYDRRALDCTSTLPLINSLNHLAYLTTSSARIRDILTVDGGIERLVCILKQGRSKDMMGMWKWNLAFQCVVNIGVRGTENVRTRVVEADMVPVIATILDNYTKAVDKCREKAEEAKQKQSYDHHRHRSHEHRSTPKASSSNSASASASASSSSSTTVGASAFGHRSSSRVDATEQRSRRHGPPPSIDVSASYAGPSTAAPQQQTQQSADTAMGNSQWSQSSSDRSTSWGSSRHQPLRGLESRHATTSAPRQAMQPLATAAPATETLEGFVRPVRDIDRLASMAPFGSDLLSQPTSPTTPLPPPQMRSPTVRPASALGSQRSRRRPSIRHQNSTADADDINGDSMPSDESPETEMTGTDNLQSAVGIQDITMEDGDTILGGAALDLATPTVSETHQEASTFNINHRSPMDGSIANNNTPAPVPAIGLSPNRPTLNTPPQPPLAATTVPRYLLDRNFVPNPQMVAAMPREEDVLMSLQLLAYVSKYCGLRSYFQKSHLVPRLKIGKELAAIDKDMSAMDEEEEEPEVYDEDADDEEYLLPNDFNLFPLVEKFTVRYHSTDMQYWAGVVMRNLCRKDDTRGGIRQCAYYQCGKWEEYTRQFAKCRRCRRTKYCSKECQKSAWAFHRHWCVAATQ from the coding sequence ATGAGGGAAGTCAATTTCAGTATCCCCAACGTCAACAAGGCGTCCGTCGGTATTACCACCGCCCTATATGACCGCCGTGCTCTCGACTGCACCTCGACCCTCCCCCTCATCAACTCCCTCAATCATCTCGCCTATCTCACTACATCCTCTGCTCGCATCCGTGATATCCTCACCGTTGATGGAGGCATCGAGCGTCTCGTTTGCATTCTCAAGCAAGGTCGTAGTAAGGACATGATGGGAATGTGGAAGTGGAACCTTGCTTTTCAGTGTGTTGTCAATATCGGCGTCCGAGGCACGGAAAACGTCCGCACCAGAgttgttgaggctgacaTGGTTCCCGTCATCGCTACCATCCTCGACAACTATACAAAAGCTGTTGATAAATGTCGCGAGAAGGCAGAGGAGGCCAAACAGAAGCAGAGCTACGaccatcatcgtcaccgaAGCCATGAACATCGTTCAACCCCTAaagcttcctcctccaactcagcatcggcctctgcctctgcatcatcttcgtcttccacAACAGTAGGTGCCTCTGCGTTTGGTCATCGATCTAGTTCTCGTGTCGATGCCACCGAACAGCGATCTCGTCGTCACGGCCCACCGCCATCCATTGATGTCTCAGCCTCTTACGCTGGGCCATCGACGgctgctcctcagcagcagacgCAACAATCCGCCGATACTGCTATGGGCAACTCCCAATGGTCCCAGTCTTCTTCAGATCGATCTACGTCTTGGGGTTCATCTCGTCACCAGCCCCTGAGAGGTCTTGAAAGTCGTCACGCCACGACTTCGGCCCCCCGTCAGGCCATGCAGCCCCTTGCAACTGCTGCCCCTGCTACCGAGACTCTTGAGGGCTTTGTGAGACCTGTTCGTGATATCGATCGCCTTGCGTCGATGGCACCATTTGGCTCAGATCTGTTATCTCAACCCACATCCCCGACTACGCCATTGCCGCCGCCCCAGATGCGATCGCCCACTGTTCGCCCAGCGTCTGCTCTTGGCTCCCAACGATCTCGTAGACGCCCATCGATCCGCCACCAGAACTCGACTGCCGATGCCGACGACATTAATGGAGACAGCATGCCGTCAGACGAGTCACCTGAGACGGAGATGACAGGTACCGATAACCTGCAGTCAGCTGTTGGTATCCAGGACATCACTATGGAAGATGGTGACACTATACTCGGTGGTGCAGCTCTTGACTTGGCTACGCCAACTGTCTCTGAGACCCATCAAGAGGCCAGCACCTTCAACATTAACCACCGTAGCCCGATGGACGGAAGTAttgccaacaacaacaccccGGCTCCGGTTCCCGCAATTGGTCTCTCACCTAATCGTCCTACGTTGAACACGCCCCCTCAACCCCCTCTGGCCGCCACTACCGTCCCTCGATATCTCCTCGACCGTAACTTCGTTCCTAACCCTCAGATGGTCGCTGCGATGCCCCGAGAAGAGGATGTGCTCATGTCTTTGCAGCTTCTTGCCTATGTCTCGAAGTACTGTGGTCTACGCTCCTATTTCCAGAAGAGCCACCTCGTTCCTCGCCTTAAGATTGGCAAGGAGCTCGCTGCCATTGATAAGGACATGTCTGCcatggatgaagaagaggaagaacctGAAGTCtacgatgaagatgccgacgatgaggagTACCTTCTCCCCAACGACTTCAACCTCTTCCCACTGGTCGAGAAGTTCACAGTCCGCTACCACAGCACTGATATGCAGTACTGGGCCGGGGTTGTTATGCGAAACCTCTGCCGTAAGGATGACACACGCGGAGGCATCCGTCAATGTGCATACTACCAGTGCGGCAAATGGGAAGAGTACACTCGCCAGTTTGCCAAGTGTCGTCGATGCCGACGCACCAAATACTGCAGCAAAGAGTGCCAGAAGAGTGCATGGGCTTTCCACCGCCACTGGTGTGTAGCGGCCACACAGTAA
- a CDS encoding hypothetical protein (EggNog:ENOG41): protein MSDYQGASSFQNLRPPSLVIQGDSDDDFDITNQEAFIDFGAGQENDSVAVNRQLNREAIAQNSATSNLLIPSPAAASSSSLSLPTMGGEDEKGDSAASPGFKNPFNFQTQVISAGPVKSNIGQRRGHRYKHSSISSQHQIFKEPPQRPPPVLPASLPIPTIREAWKSMTKDQRIHCYWSMCHLAVATYVFFRSEGSLATTALSHLVFFDAGSAAVCVMVDVLGNFEVWRRSSIRHPFGLERAEVLAGFAMSVFLLFGGFDLISHTLKHFLESLGSHEAHHEHGHEGPDGSVDLVSAAAMVSTLVSAYGLRNHARIAKLMRVSYLASLPSVLSNPFHFLTLSFSAVIALLPLLSISLYTWLDRLICVVIAFAMFALGMRLAVAQGLMLLMSYGGTGGNNGVSAVLREIETEPSVVTIDDAQFWQVHYGLCMANLKLSVVKGYDEMSLSKLRQRISALIQNRLGEGYGHGGSIRWEVTLQMTTEGST, encoded by the exons ATGTCGGACTATCAgggtgcttcttcttttcagaACCTTCGTCCGCCGAGTTTGGTCATTCAGGGCGACAGCGACGACGATTTCGATATCACCAATCAGGAAGCGTTTATTGATTTTGGTGCTGGTCAAGAGAACGACTCTGTCGCGGTAAATCGACAACTCAATCGCGAGGCTATCGCTCAGAACTCGGCGACTTCGAACCTCCTCATTCCCTCTCCCGCGGCtgcgtcttcgtcttccctATCACTACCAACAATGGGcggtgaagatgagaagggGGACTCTGCTGCGTCCCCTGGATTCAAGAACCCTTTTAACTTCCAGACGCAAGTCATCTCCGCAGGACCTGTCAAGTCG AACATTGGACAGCGTCGCGGACATAGATACAAACACAGTAGTATCTCCTCACAACATCAAATCTTTAAAGAGCCACCGCAAAGGCCTCCTCCCGTTCTCCCCGCTTCTCTACCGATTCCGACCATTCGCGAAGCATGGAAAAGCATGACAAAAGACCAACGCATCCATTGCTACTGGAGTATGTGCCATCTTGCCGTGGCTACATATGTTTTCTTCCGTTCAGAAGGGTCTCTTGCTACGACAGCCCTCTCGCACCTCGTCTTTTTTGACGCTGGTAGTGCTGCTGTCTGTGTCATGGTTGATGTCCTCGGCAATTTTGAAGTTTGGCGACGTAGCAGTATCCGACACCCTTTTGGCCTCGAGAGAGCAGAGGTCCTTGCCGGGTTTGCCATGTCTGTTTTCCTCCTTTTTGGAGGCTTCGACTTGATCTCTCACACTCTCAAGCACTTCCTTGAGTCTCTTGGTAGCCACGAGGCTCATCATGAACATGGTCATGAAGGCCCAGATGGCTCTGTTGACCTTGTATCTGCTGCCGCAATGGTGAGCACACTGGTCTCGGCATATGGCCTTCGAAACCATGCTCGCATTGCTAAACTTATGCGTGTCTCGTACCTTGCTTCTCTTCCAAGTGTCCTTTCCAACCCTTTCCACTTCCTCACCCTGTCCTTCTCCGCTGTcatcgctcttcttcccctaCTCTCTATCTCGCTCTACACATGGCTCGACCGTCTCATCTGTGTCGTCATTGCTTTTGCCATGTTTGCTCTGGGAATGAGACTCGCCGTAGCTCAGGGTCTCATGCTACTGATGTCTTATGGCGGCACTGGAGGCAACAACGGTGTCAGTGCCGTTCTGAGGGAGATTGAGACCGAACCTAGCGTGGTGACTATCGATGATGCCCAGTTCTGGCAAGTTCATTATGGTCTCTGCATGGCCAACCTCAAGTTGAGTGTTGTCAAGGGCTATGACGAAATGTCGCTCAGCAAGCTACGGCAGcgcatctcagccttgatccAGAACAGATTGGGCGAGGGATACGGCCATGGGGGCAGTATTCGATGGGAGGTGACATTACAAATGACTACTGAAGGTAGTACATAA